A genomic stretch from Microtus pennsylvanicus isolate mMicPen1 chromosome 9, mMicPen1.hap1, whole genome shotgun sequence includes:
- the Ank1 gene encoding ankyrin-1 isoform X15: MWTFITQLLVTLVLLGFFLVSCQNVMHIVKGSLCFVLKHIHQELDKELGESEGLSDDEETISTRVVRRRVFLKGDELQNIPGEQVTEEQFTDEQGNIVTKKIIRKVVRQVDSSGAIDTQQHEEVIVEGPLVDPGDLEADIESFRKLTKVELRGSGLQPDLLEGRKGAQIVKRASLKRGKQ, translated from the exons atgtGGACCTTCATCACCCAGCTCCTGGTCACTCTGGTGTTGCTGGGCTTCTTCCTAGTCAGCTGCCAGAATGTGATGCACATTGTCAAAGGCTCCCTGTGCTTTGTGCTGAAGCACATTCACCAGGAGCTGGACAAGGAGCTGGGGGAGAGCGAGGGCCTGAGCGACGACGAGGAGACCATCTCCACCAGAGTGGTCCGCCGACGGGTCTTCCTGAAG GGGGATGAGCTCCAGAATATTCCAGGAGAGCAGGTGACAGAGGAACAATTCACAGATGAACAGGGCAACATTGTCACCAAGAAG ATCATTCGCAAAGTCGTTCGGCAGGTAGACTCCTCCGGTGCCATTGACACCCAGCAGCACGAGGAGGTGATTGTTGAGGGGCCCCTAGTGGACCCTGGGGATCTGGAAGCTGATATTGAATCCTTTAGGAAACTTACTAAG GTGGAGCTAAGAGGGAGTGGACTACAGCCGGACCTGCTAGAGGGCAGGAAGGGGGCTCAGATAGTCAAGCGGGCCAGCCTGAAAAGGGGCAAACAGTGA
- the Ank1 gene encoding ankyrin-1 isoform X16, with the protein MWTFITQLLVTLVLLGFFLVSCQNVMHIVKGSLCFVLKHIHQELDKELGESEGLSDDEETISTRVVRRRVFLKGDELQNIPGEQVTEEQFTDEQGNIVTKKIIRKVVRQVDSSGAIDTQQHEEVIVEGPLVDPGDLEADIESFRKLTKDHTSTPKP; encoded by the exons atgtGGACCTTCATCACCCAGCTCCTGGTCACTCTGGTGTTGCTGGGCTTCTTCCTAGTCAGCTGCCAGAATGTGATGCACATTGTCAAAGGCTCCCTGTGCTTTGTGCTGAAGCACATTCACCAGGAGCTGGACAAGGAGCTGGGGGAGAGCGAGGGCCTGAGCGACGACGAGGAGACCATCTCCACCAGAGTGGTCCGCCGACGGGTCTTCCTGAAG GGGGATGAGCTCCAGAATATTCCAGGAGAGCAGGTGACAGAGGAACAATTCACAGATGAACAGGGCAACATTGTCACCAAGAAG ATCATTCGCAAAGTCGTTCGGCAGGTAGACTCCTCCGGTGCCATTGACACCCAGCAGCACGAGGAGGTGATTGTTGAGGGGCCCCTAGTGGACCCTGGGGATCTGGAAGCTGATATTGAATCCTTTAGGAAACTTACTAAG
- the Ank1 gene encoding ankyrin-1 isoform X17 codes for MWTFITQLLVTLVLLGFFLVSCQNVMHIVKGSLCFVLKHIHQELDKELGESEGLSDDEETISTRVVRRRVFLKGDELQNIPGEQVTEEQFTDEQGNIVTKKIIRKVVRQVDSSGAIDTQQHEEVELRGSGLQPDLLEGRKGAQIVKRASLKRGKQ; via the exons atgtGGACCTTCATCACCCAGCTCCTGGTCACTCTGGTGTTGCTGGGCTTCTTCCTAGTCAGCTGCCAGAATGTGATGCACATTGTCAAAGGCTCCCTGTGCTTTGTGCTGAAGCACATTCACCAGGAGCTGGACAAGGAGCTGGGGGAGAGCGAGGGCCTGAGCGACGACGAGGAGACCATCTCCACCAGAGTGGTCCGCCGACGGGTCTTCCTGAAG GGGGATGAGCTCCAGAATATTCCAGGAGAGCAGGTGACAGAGGAACAATTCACAGATGAACAGGGCAACATTGTCACCAAGAAG ATCATTCGCAAAGTCGTTCGGCAGGTAGACTCCTCCGGTGCCATTGACACCCAGCAGCACGAGGAG GTGGAGCTAAGAGGGAGTGGACTACAGCCGGACCTGCTAGAGGGCAGGAAGGGGGCTCAGATAGTCAAGCGGGCCAGCCTGAAAAGGGGCAAACAGTGA